One cyanobiont of Ornithocercus magnificus DNA segment encodes these proteins:
- a CDS encoding 8-oxo-dGTP diphosphatase MutT translates to MAFSMLVDNPGKDYMSHSIGVGIILNKHGHVLIAQRLPRDSLGDLWEFPGGKQVPGETIEECIARELREEVGLEVKVGKQLISLDHTYGYRQLSFSVHLCNHIGGEAKPLVSQQVRWVKVGSLLLYPFPAASIHMINALHIYLKSNKEGSNKFT, encoded by the coding sequence ATGGCATTTAGTATGTTAGTGGACAATCCTGGCAAGGACTACATGTCACATTCAATAGGTGTGGGCATAATACTTAACAAACATGGTCATGTGCTAATTGCTCAACGTCTACCAAGGGACTCCTTAGGTGATCTCTGGGAGTTTCCAGGCGGTAAACAAGTACCAGGGGAAACTATTGAGGAATGTATAGCTCGTGAACTACGTGAAGAGGTAGGTTTAGAAGTAAAAGTTGGGAAACAGCTAATCAGCCTAGATCACACCTATGGCTATAGGCAATTAAGCTTCTCAGTACATCTCTGCAACCATATCGGTGGCGAGGCCAAGCCACTAGTGAGTCAGCAGGTGCGCTGGGTAAAAGTAGGGAGTCTACTATTATACCCGTTCCCAGCAGCAAGCATTCATATGATTAATGCACTGCACATATACCTAAAAAGTAATAAAGAGGGCAGCAATAAATTTACCTAA
- a CDS encoding RNA polymerase sigma factor, RpoD/SigA family — translation MVAAPSSSKRASVAVSSGRPNSTDVDLVRSYLRDIGRVPLLTHEQEITLGRQVQELMDLEALEAELRERKACEPSREEVALAAGMSIMQLKRKLQSGRRAKERMVAANLRLVVSVAKKYTKRNIELLDLVQEGTIGLVRGVEKFDPTRGYKFSTYAYWWIRQGITRAIAEKSRTIRLPIHITEMLNKLKKGQRELSQDLGRTPTVTELATFVELPEEEVKELMCRARQPVSLEMKVGDGDDTELLELLAGENELPGEQVEAECMKGDLRGLLEQLPDLQGRVLRMRYGMDGEEPMSLTGIGRVLGMSRDRVRNLERDGLAGLRRLSDAVEAYVVC, via the coding sequence ATGGTTGCTGCTCCCTCCTCCAGCAAGCGTGCTTCCGTGGCTGTTTCATCCGGTCGCCCCAATAGTACTGATGTTGACCTGGTGCGCTCATACCTGCGCGATATTGGTCGGGTGCCTTTACTGACACATGAGCAAGAAATCACGCTAGGCCGCCAGGTTCAGGAACTTATGGACCTAGAGGCGCTAGAGGCAGAGTTAAGGGAGCGGAAAGCCTGTGAACCAAGCCGTGAGGAAGTAGCTTTAGCAGCTGGGATGAGCATCATGCAGTTGAAACGAAAACTGCAGAGTGGTCGCAGAGCTAAAGAGCGTATGGTGGCTGCTAACCTACGGCTGGTAGTGAGCGTAGCAAAAAAATATACAAAGCGAAATATAGAGCTACTAGACTTAGTGCAAGAAGGAACAATAGGTTTGGTGCGCGGCGTAGAAAAGTTTGACCCGACAAGAGGATATAAGTTCAGTACATATGCATATTGGTGGATTCGCCAAGGAATTACTCGAGCAATTGCCGAGAAGAGCCGAACCATCCGTTTGCCAATTCATATTACAGAGATGCTGAACAAGCTAAAGAAGGGCCAGCGTGAGTTAAGCCAGGACCTAGGCCGGACGCCAACGGTAACAGAACTAGCAACATTCGTAGAATTGCCAGAGGAAGAAGTGAAAGAGCTGATGTGTCGTGCTCGTCAGCCGGTAAGCCTGGAGATGAAGGTTGGAGATGGAGATGACACAGAGTTGCTAGAATTGCTAGCGGGAGAGAATGAGCTTCCAGGCGAACAAGTAGAAGCAGAGTGTATGAAGGGAGACCTGCGAGGTCTACTAGAGCAACTACCAGACCTGCAAGGACGTGTGCTGCGAATGCGTTATGGAATGGATGGCGAGGAGCCAATGAGCCTCACTGGGATCGGTCGTGTTCTTGGTATGAGTCGCGACCGTGTGCGCAACCTAGAGCGTGATGGATTAGCTGGTCTGCGACGCCTGAGCGACGCAGTCGAGGCTTATGTTGTCTGCTGA
- a CDS encoding magnesium transporter — protein MDEASRASSISTTTAASGIGSGDLADSIAQQLQEMLAVSNYDAVKLLLKPLQPVDIAEAIGRLPRVMQALAFRLLSKDEAISVYEYLEPSVQQSLLERLRSGEVLKVVEQMSPDDRVRLLDELPAKVVWRLLAELSPAERCVTAQLLGYAPETAGRLMTTEFIDLKEFHSAAQALTIVRRRARDTETVYSLYVTDAERRLTGILSLRDLVTTDLESVIADVMTTDVVSVRTDANQEEVARAIQRYDFLAVPVVDFEKRLVGIVTVDDVIDVIEQEATRDLYAAGAVQAGDDDDYFVSSLFTVARRRVTWLAVLLVASLFTSEIITVNEDVLKQAVLLAAFIPLLAGTGGNVGAQSSTVVIRGLSTQSIAALGPLRAIAREALSGLLLGLLMVLLVLPFAWWRCDSALVALSVGISLLAITTLAATTGAAFPLLFDHMGFDPALMSTPFITTVTDVIGTLIYLRTANWLLQVLPQLLQVRFLSIST, from the coding sequence ATGGACGAGGCAAGCAGGGCATCGTCCATATCCACGACGACAGCAGCTAGCGGCATTGGCAGTGGTGATCTAGCCGACTCCATTGCTCAGCAACTACAGGAAATGCTGGCAGTGAGCAACTATGATGCTGTCAAGCTCCTTCTAAAACCGCTCCAGCCGGTAGACATTGCTGAAGCTATCGGTCGGTTACCGCGTGTCATGCAGGCACTTGCTTTCCGTCTACTCAGTAAGGATGAAGCAATCAGTGTCTACGAATATCTCGAGCCCTCAGTCCAGCAGAGCTTATTAGAGAGGTTGCGCTCTGGTGAAGTGCTGAAGGTTGTTGAGCAAATGTCTCCTGACGATCGAGTACGTCTGCTCGACGAGTTGCCAGCTAAAGTTGTCTGGCGGTTGTTGGCTGAGCTCAGTCCGGCTGAGCGCTGTGTCACAGCGCAACTACTTGGCTATGCACCTGAAACAGCCGGGCGCCTCATGACAACTGAGTTTATTGACCTTAAAGAGTTTCACTCAGCAGCTCAAGCTCTGACTATCGTACGTCGCCGTGCTCGCGATACTGAAACTGTTTATAGCCTCTACGTAACAGATGCTGAGCGCAGGCTCACCGGGATCCTGTCCCTGCGTGATCTGGTTACAACTGATCTGGAGTCTGTGATTGCTGATGTAATGACTACTGATGTAGTAAGTGTGCGTACTGATGCTAATCAGGAAGAAGTAGCACGAGCAATCCAGCGCTATGATTTTCTGGCTGTTCCAGTGGTGGACTTTGAGAAAAGACTAGTGGGAATTGTCACTGTCGATGATGTTATTGATGTAATTGAGCAAGAAGCTACTCGTGATCTCTATGCAGCTGGTGCTGTGCAAGCCGGTGATGACGATGACTACTTTGTCAGCAGCTTGTTCACAGTTGCTCGTCGCAGAGTTACTTGGCTAGCTGTGCTATTAGTAGCTAGTCTCTTTACCTCTGAGATTATTACCGTCAACGAGGACGTACTGAAGCAGGCAGTTTTGTTGGCAGCATTCATCCCTCTACTGGCAGGTACTGGGGGCAATGTCGGTGCTCAAAGCTCTACTGTGGTTATTCGTGGCTTGAGCACACAAAGTATCGCAGCACTTGGGCCACTGCGGGCTATTGCCCGCGAGGCTCTCTCTGGGCTTTTATTAGGCCTTCTAATGGTCTTGTTGGTTCTTCCATTTGCCTGGTGGCGTTGTGATAGTGCACTTGTAGCTCTATCTGTAGGCATCAGTCTGCTGGCTATAACCACCTTGGCTGCAACAACAGGGGCTGCTTTCCCACTGTTGTTTGACCATATGGGTTTTGACCCTGCACTAATGTCCACGCCTTTCATCACCACAGTGACAGATGTGATTGGGACACTGATCTATCTCCGCACAGCCAACTGGCTTCTGCAAGTACTGCCCCAGCTCTTACAAGTGCGCTTTTTAAGCATTTCTACTTAA
- a CDS encoding glutathione peroxidase, with translation MTISVTDVKVRTSKGGEKSLGDYSGEVLLIVNVASRCGFTPQYAGLQELQNTYGSKGLKVLGFPCNDFGAQEPGTLEEIRSFCSTTYGVDFELFDKVHAKGTTTEPYTTLNRTEPAGDVAWNFEKFLVGRDGTVIARYKSDVKPDDVSFKSAIELAIAA, from the coding sequence ATGACCATCTCAGTGACTGATGTGAAGGTACGTACATCCAAAGGCGGCGAGAAAAGCTTGGGTGACTATTCAGGTGAAGTGCTGCTGATCGTGAACGTAGCTAGCCGCTGCGGCTTTACCCCCCAATATGCTGGTTTGCAGGAGCTACAGAACACCTATGGCTCAAAGGGGCTCAAGGTTCTTGGTTTTCCCTGTAATGATTTTGGTGCGCAGGAGCCTGGTACTCTCGAAGAGATACGCAGTTTTTGCTCCACTACTTACGGAGTTGACTTTGAGTTGTTTGACAAGGTACATGCAAAGGGTACTACTACTGAGCCCTACACTACACTTAACCGCACTGAACCAGCTGGGGATGTAGCCTGGAATTTCGAAAAGTTTTTAGTAGGCCGAGATGGAACAGTAATAGCACGCTACAAGAGCGATGTTAAACCTGATGATGTTAGTTTTAAGTCTGCAATCGAGCTGGCGATAGCTGCTTGA
- a CDS encoding DNA topoisomerase (ATP-hydrolyzing) subunit B, translating into MSDVSKVENAYGAEQIQVLEGLEPVRKRPGMYIGSTGPRGLHHLVYEVVDNSVDEALAGHCNEILVVLAADGSALIGDNGRGIPTDIHPRTGRSALETVLTVLHAGGKFGSGGYKVSGGLHGVGVSVVNALSSWVEVTVHREGREHRQRFERGVPAGNLSTGPQLPQDQGRTGTTVRFLPDVEIFTSGINFDFSTLAARLRELAYLNGGVRIIFRDERPSEQSESNTAYEEVYFYSGGIREYLAYINEGKNALHPEVVYVNSERDGVQVEAALQWCSDAYSSNILGFANNIRTIDGGTHIEGLKTVLTRTLNVFARKRSKRKESDPNLAGENIREGLTAILSVKVPEPEFEGQTKTRLGNTEVRGIVDSLVGETLNQYLEFNPSVIDLVLEKAIQAFNAAEAARRARELVRRKNVLEHSTLPGKLADCSSRDPAESEIYIVEGDSAGGSAKQGRDRRFQAILPLRGKILNIEKTDDARIYKNTEIQALITALGLGIKGEEFDEKSLRYHRVVIMTDADVDGAHIRTLLLTFFYRYQKALVEGGHIYIACPPLYKVERGKSHTYCYNDTELQRTLESFGEKASYTIQRFKGLGEMMPQQLWETTMDPSTRTMKQVEIEDALEADRIFTILMGDKVAPRREFIEMHSATFDMATLDI; encoded by the coding sequence ATGAGCGACGTTTCCAAAGTTGAGAACGCCTATGGCGCTGAGCAGATTCAAGTGCTTGAGGGTCTTGAGCCTGTACGCAAACGCCCCGGCATGTACATTGGCTCTACTGGGCCACGTGGGCTGCACCATCTGGTGTATGAGGTTGTAGACAATTCTGTCGACGAAGCACTGGCTGGACACTGCAACGAAATTCTAGTGGTGCTGGCGGCAGACGGCTCAGCATTAATCGGCGATAATGGCCGTGGTATACCTACTGATATCCATCCACGTACGGGCAGAAGCGCTCTGGAAACAGTGCTCACTGTGCTCCATGCAGGTGGCAAGTTTGGTAGTGGCGGCTATAAGGTTTCTGGTGGTCTTCATGGCGTTGGAGTCTCAGTAGTCAATGCTCTGAGCTCTTGGGTAGAAGTTACGGTACACCGTGAAGGTCGAGAGCACAGACAACGTTTTGAAAGAGGCGTACCCGCTGGTAATCTCAGCACAGGACCTCAACTACCTCAAGACCAAGGACGTACTGGCACAACGGTTCGCTTCCTGCCAGATGTAGAAATTTTTACTAGTGGTATCAACTTTGATTTCTCTACCCTGGCAGCTCGCCTAAGGGAGTTAGCTTACCTTAACGGGGGCGTACGCATCATCTTTCGCGATGAGCGGCCTAGTGAGCAAAGTGAAAGCAACACAGCTTATGAGGAAGTCTACTTTTACAGCGGTGGTATTCGCGAGTATCTTGCTTACATTAATGAGGGCAAGAATGCACTTCATCCTGAAGTCGTCTATGTAAACTCTGAGCGTGATGGTGTGCAGGTTGAGGCAGCTTTGCAGTGGTGCTCAGATGCCTACTCTAGTAACATCTTAGGCTTTGCTAACAACATCCGCACCATTGATGGAGGTACTCATATTGAGGGCCTTAAAACAGTTCTTACACGCACTCTCAATGTTTTCGCGCGCAAGCGTAGTAAACGTAAGGAGTCAGACCCTAATCTCGCTGGTGAAAACATTCGTGAAGGTCTTACTGCTATTTTATCTGTTAAGGTGCCTGAACCTGAATTTGAAGGTCAGACTAAGACAAGGCTGGGCAATACCGAGGTACGCGGTATTGTTGATAGTCTAGTTGGTGAAACTCTGAATCAATATCTAGAGTTTAATCCCTCAGTGATTGATCTTGTCCTTGAGAAGGCAATACAGGCATTTAATGCTGCTGAGGCTGCCCGCCGTGCTCGAGAGCTTGTGCGACGCAAGAATGTGTTGGAGCACTCTACTCTGCCTGGTAAGCTTGCAGACTGCAGCTCTCGCGATCCTGCAGAGTCTGAGATTTATATCGTGGAGGGCGATTCTGCTGGGGGTTCAGCTAAGCAGGGACGTGACCGTCGTTTTCAAGCAATTCTTCCCTTAAGGGGTAAAATACTCAACATTGAGAAGACCGACGATGCAAGGATCTATAAAAATACAGAAATCCAAGCACTAATTACTGCTCTTGGACTCGGTATTAAGGGTGAAGAGTTTGACGAGAAGAGCTTACGCTACCATCGAGTAGTAATTATGACAGATGCCGATGTTGACGGTGCTCACATTCGCACCCTGCTATTAACTTTCTTCTATCGCTATCAGAAAGCCCTCGTTGAAGGTGGTCATATTTACATTGCCTGTCCACCACTCTATAAGGTGGAGAGAGGTAAAAGCCACACATATTGCTACAATGACACCGAGTTACAACGCACGCTTGAAAGCTTTGGCGAGAAAGCTAGTTACACTATTCAGCGTTTTAAGGGGCTGGGTGAGATGATGCCTCAGCAACTTTGGGAAACTACGATGGATCCTTCAACTCGAACGATGAAGCAAGTAGAAATTGAAGATGCCCTCGAAGCTGACCGTATCTTCACTATACTGATGGGTGATAAAGTAGCCCCCCGGCGTGAATTTATCGAAATGCATAGTGCTACATTTGATATGGCCACTCTCGACATCTAA
- a CDS encoding tRNA (adenosine(37)-N6)-dimethylallyltransferase MiaA, producing MIKSGPLVITLLGPTASGKTNLAINIAEFLDLAVISADSRQVYRGMDIGTAKPTASQRRRVVHHLIDLRDPDQPITLWEFQTVAANCIEAELRRRGIALVVGGSGLYIKAITSGLKLPAVPPQLELRAQLNALGQKVCHPLLQLADPEAGCCIDASDAVRTQRALEVIYATGASFSCQKKAELPPWPVLELGLNPENLRQRIEQRTRQLYASGLVEETEQLCNRFGNSLPLLQTIGYGEALQLLRGLISREAALNITLCRSNRLAKRQRTWFRNQHQPYWLPNGQAMSQAIQLIKRRLM from the coding sequence ATGATCAAATCTGGCCCCTTGGTAATTACTTTGCTTGGCCCTACTGCCAGCGGTAAGACGAACCTCGCAATTAATATTGCAGAGTTCCTTGACCTAGCAGTGATAAGTGCCGACTCCCGTCAAGTCTACCGGGGTATGGACATTGGCACAGCAAAGCCAACAGCTTCTCAGCGACGGCGTGTGGTCCATCACTTAATTGACTTGCGCGATCCAGATCAACCTATCACCTTGTGGGAGTTTCAGACTGTCGCTGCCAACTGTATTGAGGCTGAACTGCGGCGTCGTGGCATAGCTTTAGTAGTAGGAGGTAGTGGTCTCTACATTAAAGCCATCACAAGCGGCCTGAAGCTGCCAGCAGTGCCGCCACAATTGGAGCTGCGGGCACAGCTTAATGCTTTAGGGCAAAAGGTTTGCCATCCGCTGTTGCAATTAGCCGACCCTGAGGCAGGTTGTTGCATTGATGCATCAGATGCTGTACGTACACAGAGGGCATTAGAAGTAATTTATGCTACGGGTGCCTCGTTTAGTTGCCAGAAGAAAGCTGAGTTACCGCCTTGGCCAGTGCTGGAGTTAGGCCTAAATCCAGAAAACTTACGCCAGCGCATTGAGCAACGCACACGGCAGCTATATGCTAGCGGACTGGTAGAGGAAACAGAACAGCTCTGCAATCGTTTTGGTAACAGTCTGCCGTTGCTACAAACGATTGGCTATGGCGAGGCTCTGCAGCTTCTAAGAGGGTTAATATCTCGCGAGGCAGCACTCAATATCACCTTGTGCCGTAGTAACCGTCTCGCCAAACGTCAGCGCACCTGGTTCCGGAACCAACACCAGCCATATTGGTTACCAAATGGTCAAGCTATGAGCCAGGCTATCCAGCTGATCAAAAGGAGACTAATGTAG
- a CDS encoding translation initiation factor IF-3, producing the protein MPPRPRFDRRAPVRELPNINDRIQYAQLRVVDSDGTQLGVISRDEALAVSQERDLDLVLVSEKADPPVCRVMDYGKYKFEQEKKAKEAKKKSHQTEVKEVKMRYKIDQHDYDVRIGQAVRFLKAGDKVKCTVIFRGREIQHTALAESLLRRMAKDLEEQSEIQQIPKREGRNMIMFLTPRKTPLAKKEDRGEASHKAIRTVPASLRLTTARSAPLPTMATQANQLNKDISPPSSSA; encoded by the coding sequence ATGCCTCCACGTCCTCGTTTCGACCGACGCGCTCCGGTCCGGGAACTTCCCAACATCAACGACCGCATCCAATACGCACAGTTGCGGGTGGTTGATTCTGACGGTACACAGCTAGGAGTAATCAGTCGAGATGAAGCCCTTGCAGTCTCTCAGGAACGAGACCTCGACTTAGTGCTAGTGAGTGAGAAAGCAGATCCTCCAGTCTGCCGGGTAATGGATTACGGTAAGTACAAGTTTGAACAGGAGAAGAAAGCTAAGGAGGCCAAGAAAAAATCGCATCAGACTGAAGTAAAAGAGGTCAAGATGCGTTACAAGATTGACCAACACGACTATGATGTCCGCATCGGCCAGGCTGTCCGTTTCCTCAAAGCTGGAGATAAAGTAAAGTGCACGGTAATTTTTCGTGGCCGCGAAATCCAGCACACTGCTCTGGCTGAATCATTACTGCGGCGCATGGCTAAAGATCTTGAAGAGCAATCTGAGATTCAGCAAATCCCGAAGCGTGAGGGACGTAACATGATCATGTTTTTGACGCCGCGCAAGACACCACTGGCAAAGAAGGAAGACAGAGGGGAAGCTTCACATAAAGCTATACGAACAGTTCCAGCGTCACTAAGACTTACCACAGCCAGGAGTGCACCACTTCCAACAATGGCAACCCAGGCTAATCAACTTAATAAAGATATATCACCACCTTCTTCATCAGCTTAG
- a CDS encoding dienelactone hydrolase produces MSPVTDIVPGHWITIDNALVTLRCWWSPARASNRVVLVLPEVFGVNAWVRSVTDRIASTGTPALAIPLFARSSPTLDLGYSEAELAEGRLHKEATRADQIQADAAAAIAWLQRVVKAGPNPPLVIVLGFCFGGHAALLTSILPQVSSTLIFYGAGVSHSRPGGGPPSLEVLPQIYGQLTYICGSADPLIPISERTAVASAMAVADPSAERLHYIEIPKVGHGFMCEARDTFDAAAAAAGWQLISKHLS; encoded by the coding sequence ATGTCACCTGTCACCGATATAGTCCCTGGACATTGGATCACGATTGATAATGCATTGGTAACACTGCGCTGCTGGTGGTCACCAGCCCGCGCTAGTAATCGCGTAGTACTTGTGCTTCCTGAGGTGTTTGGCGTAAACGCCTGGGTGCGTAGTGTCACGGACCGTATTGCCAGTACAGGTACGCCTGCACTGGCAATACCGCTTTTTGCACGTAGTTCTCCCACACTCGATTTGGGATACAGCGAGGCAGAACTAGCTGAGGGTCGCCTCCATAAAGAAGCCACTAGAGCTGACCAGATTCAAGCAGATGCTGCAGCAGCTATCGCCTGGCTGCAACGAGTAGTTAAAGCTGGCCCAAATCCACCGCTAGTTATTGTACTAGGATTTTGCTTCGGTGGTCATGCTGCTCTACTTACATCTATCCTGCCACAGGTGTCTTCTACATTAATCTTTTACGGGGCCGGCGTTAGCCACAGTCGTCCTGGTGGTGGTCCTCCTAGTCTGGAAGTCTTGCCACAAATATACGGTCAGCTTACTTATATCTGTGGCAGTGCTGATCCACTAATCCCTATTAGTGAGCGTACAGCTGTTGCTTCAGCCATGGCAGTAGCTGATCCCTCTGCAGAGCGTCTTCATTACATTGAAATTCCTAAGGTAGGTCACGGATTCATGTGCGAAGCCCGTGATACCTTCGATGCAGCAGCAGCAGCAGCGGGGTGGCAGTTGATCAGTAAGCACCTAAGCTGA
- a CDS encoding GntR family transcriptional regulator, translated as MQTGLHRNTISKVYRQLESDGVVEAMAGSGIYVRDQQKPRKIRTPSQARSRTVTDLDREVRKCIDGLLNAGCTLQQTRELLIHEIDWRLRCGARVLVSTPREDIGASMLIAEELEPCLGVPVEIVPMEELESVLETTNNGTVVTSRYFLQPMEKLAQRHSARAIAVDLNDFCQELNMLKELRAGSCVGLVSISPGILRAAEVILHSMRGNELLLMTATPDVGSRLLALLRAASHVLCDRPSLPLVEQSLRRNRSQLIRMPQMHCAHHYLSGATIAQLRKEIGLQAS; from the coding sequence ATGCAAACAGGATTGCATCGCAATACGATTAGTAAGGTTTACCGGCAGCTTGAGAGCGATGGTGTTGTTGAGGCAATGGCTGGCTCAGGTATTTATGTGCGTGATCAGCAAAAGCCACGCAAGATCCGGACTCCTTCACAAGCCCGCAGCCGCACTGTTACTGATCTAGATCGTGAAGTGCGCAAGTGCATTGATGGTTTGCTCAATGCCGGATGCACGCTACAGCAGACCAGAGAGCTACTCATACATGAGATCGACTGGCGACTGCGCTGTGGAGCTCGTGTTTTGGTGAGCACGCCAAGAGAAGACATTGGCGCTTCAATGCTAATAGCTGAGGAGCTAGAGCCCTGTCTTGGTGTACCTGTAGAGATAGTCCCGATGGAAGAACTTGAGAGCGTTTTGGAAACCACTAACAATGGCACTGTGGTAACTAGCCGCTATTTTCTGCAGCCAATGGAGAAACTAGCTCAGCGTCATAGTGCACGAGCGATAGCAGTGGACCTCAATGACTTTTGCCAGGAATTAAACATGCTCAAAGAACTGCGAGCGGGTAGTTGTGTAGGCCTAGTAAGCATTAGCCCTGGTATCTTACGAGCCGCTGAGGTAATTCTACACAGCATGCGTGGTAATGAGCTACTACTAATGACAGCCACACCTGATGTTGGTAGTCGGCTCTTAGCACTACTGCGTGCCGCTAGCCATGTCCTTTGTGACCGCCCGAGCCTACCACTAGTAGAGCAAAGCCTACGTCGAAACCGCTCTCAGTTGATCCGAATGCCACAGATGCACTGTGCTCATCACTACCTTAGCGGTGCCACAATCGCTCAACTACGCAAGGAGATCGGACTACAAGCTAGTTAA
- a CDS encoding serine O-acetyltransferase: MLKHMRIDLAIIRARDPAARGFLEILLCYPGFQALVLHRLSHQLWRSRLPLKLVARMLSQLGRSITGVEIHPGARIGLGVFIDHGMGVVIGETAEVGQRCLLYQGVTLGGTGKEHGKRHPTLADNVVVGAGAKILGAITIGANTRIGAGSVVVRDVEADCTVVGIPGRVIHQSGVRVNPLAHSALPDTEANVIRNLMERIDQLENQVAALQTGLRELAAGRPIHDTCMGGKSQNLKDREILEFLGDSTSSKPGNQI; the protein is encoded by the coding sequence ATGCTTAAGCATATGCGCATCGACCTGGCGATCATCCGGGCTCGTGATCCAGCTGCACGCGGTTTTCTGGAAATTCTGCTCTGCTACCCAGGATTCCAGGCTTTGGTGCTGCACCGTCTCAGTCATCAGCTATGGCGGTCTCGACTGCCACTAAAATTGGTAGCGCGGATGTTGAGCCAGCTAGGCCGTAGCATCACAGGTGTGGAGATTCATCCGGGTGCGCGTATTGGCCTAGGGGTATTTATAGATCATGGAATGGGAGTAGTAATTGGTGAGACAGCTGAAGTAGGACAGCGTTGCCTGCTTTACCAAGGTGTTACACTTGGTGGAACTGGAAAAGAACATGGCAAACGCCATCCTACGTTAGCAGACAACGTAGTAGTAGGCGCTGGTGCCAAGATATTGGGTGCAATTACCATAGGTGCTAACACTCGTATCGGTGCCGGATCTGTAGTAGTGCGCGATGTGGAAGCAGATTGCACAGTTGTCGGCATACCCGGTCGAGTAATACACCAGAGCGGCGTGCGCGTAAACCCTCTGGCTCACTCTGCGTTACCTGATACTGAAGCTAATGTCATCCGTAACTTAATGGAACGCATTGATCAACTAGAGAATCAGGTGGCAGCCCTGCAAACTGGTCTACGTGAGTTGGCTGCCGGGCGGCCAATTCACGATACTTGCATGGGAGGAAAATCTCAGAACCTCAAAGATCGTGAGATACTAGAATTTCTTGGGGATAGCACTAGTTCAAAGCCTGGTAACCAGATCTAG